TATTTTTATAGCTATTTTTACTATTTTTAACCATTTATAACTATCTAAAACTATTTATAATTATTTTAAAAAAATTTATAATATTTTAAAACTATTTTTTAAAAAAAGATTGTAAATGAATCATTCTAATTTTTTAGGTTCATTTAATAATTTAGAATCCAATTCATCCAAAATAGCCTCTATTTTAGCAAATATAACATCTGGCGCATCATCTGCAGGAATTACATGCCAATTGTATAAGACCGGTTCCGCCTTTTGCCTTACCTTTACAAAAGCTTCATAATTTTCAAACATTTCCTCTTTTTCATTCCTCTTTTGCACACGTTCAACCAATTTTTCAGGAGAAACATCCAAGTAGAAGAAATATTCGGAAACAGGAAGGGCAAAGCATACAAGCTTATAGACTGGAACTGAGATGGCTTTGTTCAGGTAGGAAACAGCCAATGTATACCTTACAAAAATGACAGTGTCTGCCTTGCCGTAATACTTGATAACAGATCTTATTGCATCCGCCCCATAACAGAGAGTGGCTATTACCTTATTAAGCTTTCCCCCTTTTTCCAAAGCGGATTTGGAATGACGGCCAAAGAAGTTGTCTGATGTAGGATGAGAACGGATTATCACAGTTCCTTCCTTTTCATATTTCTCTTTAATAAGTCTTGCTTGTGTATCTTTGCCAGAACCATCAAGTCCATCTATAGCAATAAACCTCTTCATTGTAACATCTCACAGACGATTAAAATAAACAAAATATTGATTAATTAAAATATATTTTAATAGTATAAATATAAGAATAATTAATCATAATTTTAATTAAAACAATTGATTATTTCATTGAATTTTTTCTTCAAAATGAATATAATAAGTTAATATAATAACTTAATTAACTATTTATATATCTATTATACATTATAAAGTTTTATAAAAATCATTTACTATAAGAAGAACTAGTATTTGTGAATTAAAAAAAGAGAAAATAGAATTAAAAAAAGAATTCAAAAACAGAATAAAACAAAATAAAACAAAAAAGATAATAAAAAAAGAATAGAAATGATCTATTCTATAATAATATCACTGAAATAAGATTCTTGAGTTGCACCAAGGTAGACTAAATCTCCATTTTCTTCATATACAAACATATAGATAGGCTGTTCCACATCCATCATGTCAGAACTGTCTGTAGCGGTTTGTTGAACTAAATAACCATCATGACCATTGATAGTTTTCTTTTCATAGTCCTCTGACTCTAAAACATATTCAATTATATCATTTGTGACATTGTAGTCTCCGTAATCTCCTACTAATATATAAATAGCATTTGCTTTTGTATCATCCTCATAACCAGCAGATGACATGTAATAATCTATAGAAGAAGACTCGGCTTTTTCATTTACCATTTTATATTGTTCATTTTCAGTAAATCCAGCAGGTATGCTGAAATCAATACCTCCAACTGTTACTTCTTGAGGTTCACTGTCTGATCCGGTTAAGAAACCTAAATCAAATGCAGATGCAGAACCTGCTAAAACAACAGCAAATATTGCCAAAATAGCTATAATTGCAATCCTATTAAATTTCATATTCTCTCCTCCTTAATCCGAATAAAATAATAAACAGAGTTTATTAGATTATTGAAATTAATTAATTGAAGATTTATTCAATTATTAATAAATAATTTTTGATATTTTTTGACATAAAATGATAAAAAAGTTAAAAAAATGGAAAAAAACTAAAATTTAAAATAAAAAAAGTTAAAAAAATGGAAAAAAACTAAAAATATTAAAAAGAAAAAACACGATTTAAAAAATAACCTAATAAAATAAGAAAAAAAGAAAAATAAAAAAAGTTAAAAAAAATATTAAAAAAATATTAAAAAAATAATCTAAGCAAATATAAATTGCCAAATTATTTTAAAGATTTATATTGAAAACGCTTAATATGCTATTGAATATTCCATCTAAGGAAAATCCGCCATCAGAAGATGAACTGTCTACTATATCGCTTATTTGCTCTTTGTAGGCATTTGCATCATCCTGAACAGATTGAACTTGTTCAATGGTCTCTGCAAGGTTTTCTATATCATTATCAGATATGTTGATATTGTAAGTTGTACTGTAATCATTAATGATGTTTACAATTGTTGCATGATCTGTAATGTTTTCCTCACTAACCTTTTCCTTGACATCTTCCACCAACTTATTCAAGTCATCGGCACTGACGTTGGAATTGTTTATGATTTCAGCTTGAGTGGCAATCTCCTGATTGGCTGCCTCTTTCACGTTTTCCGGAATTTCAACATCAGTCGCTTCCTCATAACAATCCATGATACCTGCAAGTGCGGATTCACCGGTAGCGCTAACTGGGCTTGTCACATAGACATGTCCTCCTTGGATACCTGCTGATTTAAGTGCAGACATATACATTTCAGGAGTGATTGTAGTGATTGAATCATCTACTTCCACGGTAATTTCACCGTTTTGGTTCAAGTCAAGCAAAGCGGATGAAAAGATCTGATTGGAATTGTAATACTTACCTGAAAAACCACTGGAAATCTTGTTCACATCCCCAGCAGTGATTACTTTTGAATTTACATTGTTTAAGTCTACATTAGCTTTCTCTGCAAAATAATTGTCTACAACAGATTTGTATTGCGGATTCATATATGCAGTTTCACCATATGTTATTACAACTTGATCTGTATTTGCAGCAAATCCAGTTGGAATAACAGCCATTGCTAAAAACATGGTTACCAAGCAAATAGCTAGAATTCTTTTATGCATTTTATCACCTCTTATAAATTCATAATCTTATTTTGTCAATCTAGTATATAAATGTAATCTATTTTTTACATAAACGAAAGTTTTATAAGGAAAACAGCCATTTTTTGTTAAAAAACAAGAATTTTTGTTAAGATATCAGTTCCTGACTTTTAATGAAATATGTCTCAAGAATGGTTTTTTCAATAAAATATTCAATTAGGTTCCAAATCCCTATAATCAATAACTTTTTAAGAAAAAGATACATAAATATTATCTAAATCAGTGCAAAAAATGTGAATGAAATGAAATCCTCCCTAAGAAAAAAAGACTATATGAAAATATATAATATGACCGAGAATGCATCTCCATTAGGCCAGTTCAATTGTGGAGAGCTTTGCAATTCCATTTGCTGCACCGTTGAAAACGGTGAAAAGAACAATGTTATTGCAGAGATGGTATTATATCTGCTTCCTGGCGAGGAGGAGATGCTGGATAACGAATCCGATTGGTTTGAGATCTTTTATGAAACAACAGATGAGATTGAATATCCGGATTCCTGGAAAGGTAATGTATATTATATCAAATGCACCAATCCGCCACATTGCAATAGAAGGCTAAGGCCAATTCAATGCAGGTCTTTCCCACTTAGTCCACATTTGGATAAAGATGACAATCTGCATTTGATTTATGATGAGGATGACATGACTTATCAGTGCCCGATAATAAGTGAAAAACGAGATTTGGATGAGGATTTCCTGAAAAAAACATATAAGATGTGGAAAAGACTTACTGAAGACAAACTGATTTTTGACCTTGTTAAGATGGATTCTGAAAAAAGAGAAAAGAGAAAAATAGATTATAAGATTGTTTTTTCACAATAATGGATGTGAACATTGTATTTAATCCATTAACGACTGATTTTTACCAAGCATAATTATAATATGATGCATCATCGAAGGAATCGTCAAAGGAGTCATCAAAGGCATCTGACTCATAATATGCATCGTCATCAAAATCATACTCACTGTTGTGATATGGCTTATAATCCCTTTGATTGATAGATGAAACCACATTGGAGACTTTCGGCCCCTTTACATGCAAATAGACCATGTCATCTTCAGATGCAAAGACAAATGTCTTGACCTTATTCCTTTTATTGTAAAATCCTGTAATTCCAGATATTGAGGTTTTGTATAGCTTTTCATCATTCAATCTGAAAGAGCTGAATCCGTCCATGACATTCTTGTTGAAGCTTGAAGAATGTCTCTCTAGGCTAATGTTTACAAAATTATTACCCTTCTGAAAATTCATATAATTTAAATGATTCACTTCGTCCCATCCTTCATCCACCAATTTATATGAGCTTGGAACATTGAAACCATATCCTCTCATATAATATGTTTCAAAGCCCTTTGGCGCATTGTCCTCTGCAGAAATAGGACTCATGAGAATGGCTATTGAGAAAAGAATCATCAAGATGATTGAAACAGTTAAAATGCTTTTTTTAAAATCCATATAATACACCCAATTTGCTCCATATAAAAAAGAAGGACATTGTCAAATATAAATATTTGCAATTATTCCATAGAACTAAACATGACTGATCAATATTTCTTATCATTCCTTATCAACCAAACGTGCATCGATTACATTATAGGTACCATTGTCCAAGTGCCAATCTATATCTGCATCTAATATTTCAATCCTTTTTTTGAATATTGGACCATCAATAACCAATGTCTCTGCCTCTCCACCTTCAAAAGCAAGATGCATATAGGTTTTCTCGCTTATTTTTTCCAATTCCTCTAAAGCTTCCCTGTCAATTAGCCTGCCTAACCATGTCTGATCCAGCCCTTCAGCAAAAACGCCGCTGATTATTACCTTAAAGCCTGAATCAATCACCAAGTCCATATATTCCTTCGGATCCATATGCCAATATGGTGAAATTGCCTTAATGCCAATCTCATCAGCCAATCTTTCTATTCTTGACTTTTGATAGGTTGAAAAGAGAGCACCAGTGTAAATCGCTTCGATTCCAAGTGATTTAAGCTGTTTGAAACCATCCTTTAAATCTTCCAGCTCCTCTTCCTTTACACCGGCAGTATTGACTTCAATGATTGGTATCTCTACAGCTTGTGATATCAGGTCTGTCATATGAATGTTTGGAACGTGAAACATATATGACTCATCATTTTCAGACTTGATTGATAGAAGATAATCAACATCATCTCCATTGTTTATAGCATAGTTTAAAGCCATTACACTATCCTTTCCGCCAGAGAATAAAACTGCAGATTTCATAATTTACACCATATTTAATAAAAAAAGAATTATTTGAAAATTATTTAAAATATTACCTGAAAATATCAGATTCACCATCGCCGCCATATTTCAGATACTCTGAATCAGAATCATCATAATAATTATCGGAATCATCAATAAAGTCTGACAATCCATAACTGTTTGATCTTTCCATGAATGAAGTTAATCCGTTATCTGAATATGGTTCTGTTTGTGTTGCATCGCTAATCATTCCAAGGATAAGCAGGAATATTAAAAGCAATGCAAATGCCAAAAAGCATTTATTAAAGGATAAATTGGATAAAAAGCCATTTTCAGATGAATTGCTTGTATAAGTTTTAGCGGTTCTAGTACTGGAAGATGATGAACTTTTAGCACTTGAAGTAGAAGAAGCACCAGAAATGGATTTTTTAGAAGCATCAGAGCTTAGTGGTTTAGAAACAGAATCCCCTTTAGAGTTAATAGGAACATTAACAATAGAATTATCTGATTCAATATCCTCTAATTTAGAAAAATCAAAACCGCAATTTGAACAAAAGCGATTATCATCACTGTGCTGCTCAAATCCACATTCCGGACAGAATTTAGTCATTTTATCCCCCTTTAATGAATTGTACATATAAAAATAAAAAATGAATAAAGATAAAGAATTGATTAACGTCTCCTTCTTCGTCCTCTTAACTTTTCAGACTGGTCCTTTTTGAATCTTCTGGTAAATTTTGTCAAAGGCTCTACGAATATTCCTGCAATCGCTACAGCCACACCTACAAGTCCTGAAATAATCATCACAACATAAGTTGGAGCCAAATGGTCCTCAAGATAATGAATTGTATTCTGCACAGGCCCTTCAATTGAAACAATATTATAATGGCTTTCATTCAAATAATCCCTGACTTCCACCACATCATTTGCATTTACATGGACCTGAATATGAACAAATGCGAATTCAGAGCCTACTCCAGCCTTATTGCTTAGCCAATTGACAAGAGAGCCGAGTGTAGTGGTTGAACTAGCAGGATTTTTCAAATCCACTGATACTGAATTGTTGGTTACCTTGAATGATTCTATCTCAGGGTCGCTTCTCAAATGATTTTCAACATAGATCTTTGTGCTGTTCTTGATGAATCCTGTCTTCAGCTCAAAGCCGTTAGTGCTTACAGAGTTCACACCACTTAGATTATTGATGTCATTGGTAACATCACTGATATTGGAAGTTGATGGGATATTCAGGTTAATTACTTCACTATCCATTGTAAACAGCCCTTGAAGGTTACCTATCGCATAAGGACTTTCATCATAGATAGGGTCAATGAAGAAGTATCCTCCGATAGCGCCAAGAACAAATCCGATTATAATTATGGACACTATTTCCTTTTTACCTACAAATGGAGATAAGATCCCCATGGAAAACGCAAATACCATAATTATAAGGAATAGAATTAGAAATATGATTCCAGTAACTAAATCCATTATAATCAACTCTTTTCACAATTTTCGTATAAATCTATCTTTATTTAATTTATAAGTGGTAGAATAAATTTATAAATAAAAATTACACTCAAATAAGTCCTAATTTTTAAAATAAAACTAAATTACTTAATTTATTTAAGTTTTTAATCAATTTAAATTTAAATATTTTAAAATTAAGAATTATTATTCTACTTATATATTTAAAATAATTAATTTATATATTTTATGAAAAGAGATTTTATTAAATAATTCTATTGATTTCTATCCTTTCTGAATCCTCATCCCATTTTACAATTATCTTATTCAATCCCTTTGACAAATGGACATTTTCATTTAGATCAGGATAATCGAATGAACATTCAATCTCCTTTGAAGTGTCCGATAGATTCAGATAAACTGATGCCAATCCATTTTCGCCGTCATTATTAAAGTTAATGTCTACATCATGATTGAAATCCACATATACAATCCTCTTTGATCCCTTTCCAGAAGCATAGCAGAAGTCAATGGCATCGGTTATTTTTGACAATTCGCTTTTGCAGTTTATTGAATCGATAATATCATTAGAATAATCCATTGCAGTTATTAGAATAGGAACAGAGATGAGGCTGATTATTAAAATAACTATCATGGAACCTAGAATATATTCAAGGGATATTTGACCCTTATTGTCTTTAATGATATCTTTCATTGTTTTCCTCTAAAATAATAATTTTATAAAACCTGAAATGATTGATATGAAATCCCCGAATAATAAAAAACTCACATATCCTAAGGTAATAAATGGCATGAATGGCATTCCAATCTTAATTTCAAAATTAGGATTTTTTATTAAGTCATTATGATAGAAATCCATAATTAATACCACATCATCTTTTGTTAGTCCTATCCTATTCCCAGTGTAAAAATAATAGAGGTCATCTTCCTTATAAGCATTCAAATTAATATTCGGATTGTTCCTCTTTTCATCATTAAATCGATTATATGCCATTTGATTTTTAAAATAGTATTTGTCCAATACCATACCTTCTTCCAAACTTTCAATGTCTACGGATTTTCTTGTCAATTGATTAAATGCGCATTTAGAATCAATGATTGATAAAAATGAATAATATCTTATCTTTTTATTTTTCATGATTTCATAGACAATTACTATGAAAATCAATGCAAAAGCTATTAAAATGGCATTTAAAAGTATTGAAATTGGTTTTGGATAAAATATGAATTGATTAGAAATTGGTAGATTTAGACTTGAGAAATGGTTTGAATCCAG
The nucleotide sequence above comes from Methanobrevibacter sp.. Encoded proteins:
- a CDS encoding thymidylate kinase, whose product is MKRFIAIDGLDGSGKDTQARLIKEKYEKEGTVIIRSHPTSDNFFGRHSKSALEKGGKLNKVIATLCYGADAIRSVIKYYGKADTVIFVRYTLAVSYLNKAISVPVYKLVCFALPVSEYFFYLDVSPEKLVERVQKRNEKEEMFENYEAFVKVRQKAEPVLYNWHVIPADDAPDVIFAKIEAILDELDSKLLNEPKKLE
- a CDS encoding DUF1002 domain-containing protein codes for the protein MHKRILAICLVTMFLAMAVIPTGFAANTDQVVITYGETAYMNPQYKSVVDNYFAEKANVDLNNVNSKVITAGDVNKISSGFSGKYYNSNQIFSSALLDLNQNGEITVEVDDSITTITPEMYMSALKSAGIQGGHVYVTSPVSATGESALAGIMDCYEEATDVEIPENVKEAANQEIATQAEIINNSNVSADDLNKLVEDVKEKVSEENITDHATIVNIINDYSTTYNINISDNDIENLAETIEQVQSVQDDANAYKEQISDIVDSSSSDGGFSLDGIFNSILSVFNINL
- a CDS encoding TIGR00289 family protein, whose amino-acid sequence is MKSAVLFSGGKDSVMALNYAINNGDDVDYLLSIKSENDESYMFHVPNIHMTDLISQAVEIPIIEVNTAGVKEEELEDLKDGFKQLKSLGIEAIYTGALFSTYQKSRIERLADEIGIKAISPYWHMDPKEYMDLVIDSGFKVIISGVFAEGLDQTWLGRLIDREALEELEKISEKTYMHLAFEGGEAETLVIDGPIFKKRIEILDADIDWHLDNGTYNVIDARLVDKE
- a CDS encoding zinc ribbon domain-containing protein, with product MTKFCPECGFEQHSDDNRFCSNCGFDFSKLEDIESDNSIVNVPINSKGDSVSKPLSSDASKKSISGASSTSSAKSSSSSSTRTAKTYTSNSSENGFLSNLSFNKCFLAFALLLIFLLILGMISDATQTEPYSDNGLTSFMERSNSYGLSDFIDDSDNYYDDSDSEYLKYGGDGESDIFR
- a CDS encoding A24 family peptidase, which codes for MYACIFIRNVLDFYLNHLFGNIHLLFKSSQIHLFVILLILLIADCYDLKFGIIPNKLSLVLLVYGMAFNLILSILFDDSFILLFSIALTALIGIMSFILWYIGFWGGGDLKVFIGLSLSLSFLDSNHFSSLNLPISNQFIFYPKPISILLNAILIAFALIFIVIVYEIMKNKKIRYYSFLSIIDSKCAFNQLTRKSVDIESLEEGMVLDKYYFKNQMAYNRFNDEKRNNPNINLNAYKEDDLYYFYTGNRIGLTKDDVVLIMDFYHNDLIKNPNFEIKIGMPFMPFITLGYVSFLLFGDFISIISGFIKLLF